The following proteins are co-located in the Pseudomonas synxantha genome:
- the pobA gene encoding 4-hydroxybenzoate 3-monooxygenase, whose protein sequence is MKTQVAIIGAGPSGLLLGQLLHNAGIQTLVLERQSAEYVQGRIRAGVLEQGMVDLLREAGVSQRMDTEGLVHDGFDIALNGRLIPIDLKTLTCGQSVMIYGQTEVTRDLMAARAAAGAATLYEASNVQPHDLKGEQPWLTFEHEGQAWRLECDYIAGCDGFHGVARQSIPADALKVFERVYPFGWLGVLADTPPVHAELVYAKHARGFALCSMRSPTRSRYYLQVPQDEVVEQWSDARFWNELKARLPSALAEQLVTGPSLEKSIAPLRSFVVEPMQYGRLFLLGDAAHIVPPTGAKGLNLAASDVSTLFRILLKVYREGRLDLLEKYSAVCLRRVWKAERFSWWMTSMLHQFPQADAFSQRIAESELDYFIHSDAGRKTIAENYVGLAYEPIE, encoded by the coding sequence CTGAAAACCCAAGTCGCCATTATCGGTGCCGGTCCGTCTGGATTGCTGCTCGGCCAACTGCTGCATAACGCTGGCATTCAAACCCTTGTCCTAGAGCGTCAGAGCGCCGAGTACGTGCAAGGTCGCATCCGTGCCGGCGTGTTGGAACAAGGCATGGTCGACCTACTGCGCGAGGCAGGCGTCAGCCAACGCATGGACACCGAAGGGCTGGTACACGACGGCTTTGACATAGCGCTCAATGGCCGACTCATCCCTATCGACCTCAAGACCTTGACCTGCGGCCAGTCGGTGATGATCTACGGCCAGACCGAAGTCACCCGCGACCTGATGGCTGCTCGTGCAGCCGCCGGCGCCGCCACCCTGTACGAAGCGTCCAATGTGCAGCCCCATGACCTCAAGGGTGAGCAGCCCTGGCTGACGTTCGAGCATGAAGGCCAAGCCTGGCGCCTGGAGTGTGACTACATTGCCGGTTGCGATGGCTTCCATGGCGTCGCCCGCCAGTCGATTCCGGCCGATGCGTTGAAGGTGTTCGAACGGGTCTACCCCTTCGGTTGGCTGGGCGTGCTCGCCGATACGCCGCCGGTACACGCCGAGCTGGTGTACGCCAAACACGCACGAGGATTTGCCTTGTGCAGCATGCGCTCACCGACACGCAGCCGTTATTACCTGCAAGTGCCGCAGGACGAGGTCGTGGAGCAATGGTCGGATGCACGTTTCTGGAATGAGCTCAAAGCGCGGCTGCCCAGCGCATTGGCGGAGCAGTTGGTCACCGGCCCGTCGCTTGAAAAGAGCATCGCGCCGCTGCGCAGCTTCGTGGTGGAGCCCATGCAATACGGGCGCCTGTTCCTGCTCGGCGATGCCGCGCATATCGTCCCGCCCACCGGCGCCAAGGGCCTGAACCTGGCGGCCAGCGATGTGAGCACCTTGTTCCGGATCCTGCTCAAGGTGTATCGCGAAGGGCGCCTGGACTTGCTGGAAAAATACTCGGCAGTCTGCCTGCGCCGGGTGTGGAAAGCCGAGCGGTTTTCCTGGTGGATGACCTCGATGCTGCATCAGTTTCCCCAGGCGGACGCTTTCAGCCAGCGCATTGCCGAAAGCGAACTGGACTATTTCATCCACTCCGACGCCGGGCGCAAAACCATCGCAGAAAATTACGTCGGGCTTGCTTACGAGCCTATCGAATAG
- a CDS encoding helix-turn-helix domain-containing protein: MTKTAIPVFKLYGESQQWPTPDLLHCETISRRSREYQWEIQPHRHADLCQLLYVHKGQAQLEIEGQRTTLNESSLQVLPPLCVHGFRFSEEVQGYVVTLSAPLVSHLQAQLGDTIDGLQTLGSYPAGKDSDYLNNLFARLQDEYADDQPARDMMLHALVSVLLVWVSRQAIQRRHPRAPRGREYFRRFTQLVEQHYREHPKIEDLAHKLGISVSHLNGTCRELGGQPALQIMHDRQLLEAKRLLTYTSMTINEMSEVLGFSDPTNFSRLFRRRVGFSPKAFREQLKAEQLT, encoded by the coding sequence ATGACCAAAACCGCGATTCCGGTCTTCAAGCTTTACGGGGAAAGCCAGCAGTGGCCGACGCCCGATTTGTTGCACTGCGAAACCATTTCCCGGCGCAGTCGGGAATACCAGTGGGAAATCCAGCCCCACCGGCACGCGGACCTGTGCCAGTTGCTGTATGTGCACAAAGGCCAGGCACAACTGGAAATCGAAGGCCAGCGCACCACCCTCAACGAGTCGAGCCTGCAAGTGCTGCCGCCGCTCTGTGTGCATGGCTTTCGTTTTTCCGAAGAGGTGCAAGGTTACGTCGTGACCCTCTCGGCGCCGCTGGTCAGCCACTTGCAGGCGCAACTGGGCGACACCATCGATGGTTTGCAAACCCTTGGCAGTTACCCGGCGGGCAAGGACAGCGACTATTTGAACAACCTCTTTGCCCGTTTGCAGGACGAATACGCCGATGATCAACCGGCCCGGGACATGATGCTGCATGCCTTGGTGAGCGTGCTGCTGGTGTGGGTCAGCCGCCAGGCGATCCAGCGCCGCCATCCCCGGGCGCCGCGGGGTCGTGAGTATTTTCGCCGCTTCACCCAACTGGTCGAGCAGCATTACCGCGAGCACCCCAAGATTGAAGACTTGGCCCACAAGCTGGGCATCTCGGTCTCACACTTGAATGGGACGTGTCGGGAGTTGGGCGGGCAACCGGCGCTGCAGATCATGCATGACCGCCAGTTGCTGGAAGCCAAGCGTTTGTTGACCTACACCAGCATGACCATCAATGAGATGTCCGAGGTGCTGGGTTTTTCCGACCCGACCAACTTCTCGCGGCTGTTTCGCCGCCGAGTCGGGTTTTCACCCAAGGCCTTTCGCGAGCAGTTAAAGGCCGAGCAGCTTACCTGA
- a CDS encoding LysR family transcriptional regulator encodes MDRLQAMRVFVTVVDLGSQSAAADHLDLSRPVVSRYLAELEDWVGARLLHRTTRKLSLTAAGSETLPRCRQLLELCGDMQAAVSEPDDAPRGLLRLSVSTSFGQAQLGAAIAEYVKRYPLVTVDLQMLDRTVNLVDERIDLAIRTSNDLDPNLIARRLTVCRSVVCATPAYLREHPAPQKVEDLARHNCLTHSYFGKSLWHFEEQGEHVSVPVQGNITANEASTLLRITLAGAGVAMLPSYQAGDLIRSGELVRLLPEAEPRQMNIYAVYASRKHMPSALRSLLDFLVLRFPEAPAWDIGL; translated from the coding sequence ATGGATCGTCTTCAAGCAATGCGCGTGTTTGTCACCGTGGTGGACTTGGGCAGCCAGTCTGCCGCCGCCGACCATCTGGACCTGTCGCGCCCAGTGGTGTCGCGCTACCTGGCCGAGCTAGAAGATTGGGTCGGCGCGCGGCTGCTGCACCGCACCACACGCAAGCTCAGCCTCACCGCCGCCGGCAGTGAAACCCTGCCGCGCTGTCGGCAATTGCTGGAACTGTGTGGTGATATGCAGGCCGCCGTCAGCGAGCCCGATGACGCGCCCCGAGGCTTGCTGCGCCTGAGTGTGAGCACCTCGTTCGGCCAGGCGCAGTTGGGCGCGGCCATTGCCGAGTACGTCAAACGCTACCCGTTGGTGACGGTTGATCTGCAGATGCTCGACCGCACGGTGAACCTGGTGGATGAGCGCATTGACCTGGCGATCCGCACCAGCAATGACCTGGACCCGAACCTGATCGCCCGACGCTTGACCGTATGCCGCTCGGTGGTCTGCGCCACACCGGCCTATCTGCGCGAGCATCCAGCCCCGCAGAAAGTCGAAGACCTGGCCCGGCACAATTGCCTGACCCACTCTTATTTCGGCAAGAGCCTTTGGCATTTCGAAGAACAGGGCGAACACGTGTCGGTGCCGGTGCAGGGCAATATCACGGCCAACGAGGCCAGCACGTTATTGCGTATCACCCTGGCCGGGGCAGGGGTGGCGATGCTCCCCAGTTATCAGGCCGGTGACTTGATCCGCAGTGGTGAACTGGTGCGCTTGCTGCCAGAAGCTGAGCCGCGGCAGATGAACATCTACGCGGTGTATGCCTCGCGCAAGCACATGCCTTCAGCGCTGCGCAGCCTGCTGGATTTCCTGGTGCTGCGGTTTCCCGAGGCGCCCGCATGGGACATCGGGCTCTGA
- a CDS encoding MBL fold metallo-hydrolase: MFSMFKRLSLATAALAFAAHAAAAELKLDVYNPGEAAIFPVSSVLVSGAKDAILVDAQFGKGQAEQLVQKIRASGKHLTTIYISHGDPDYYFGLDTLTSAFPDAKVLAPQPVVDHINATVAGKLEFWGPKMGADKPAKTIVPQALQGHSLTLEGQQLEVIGLDGPQPDRSFVWIPSIKAVVGGVVVAENIHLWMADTQGAQSHKDWLATLKRIEDLKPQTVIPGHYLGTPSLASVKFTADYIKAFDIETAKAKDAAALIAAMKQRYPTLADESSLELSAKVAKGEMKW; encoded by the coding sequence ATGTTCTCGATGTTCAAACGCTTGTCCCTGGCCACTGCCGCCCTGGCCTTCGCCGCTCACGCCGCCGCCGCAGAGCTGAAACTCGACGTCTACAACCCCGGCGAAGCCGCAATCTTCCCGGTCAGCTCGGTGCTGGTCAGCGGCGCCAAAGACGCGATCCTGGTGGATGCGCAATTCGGCAAGGGCCAAGCCGAGCAACTGGTGCAAAAGATCCGCGCCAGCGGCAAGCACTTGACCACCATCTACATCAGCCATGGCGACCCGGACTACTACTTCGGCCTCGACACGCTCACCAGCGCATTCCCCGACGCCAAGGTGCTGGCGCCGCAACCGGTGGTCGACCATATCAACGCCACCGTCGCCGGCAAGCTGGAATTCTGGGGCCCGAAAATGGGCGCCGACAAACCCGCCAAGACCATCGTGCCGCAGGCACTGCAAGGCCACAGCCTGACCCTTGAAGGGCAACAGCTTGAGGTGATCGGCCTCGACGGCCCGCAGCCGGATCGCAGCTTTGTGTGGATTCCGTCGATCAAGGCCGTGGTCGGTGGCGTGGTGGTCGCAGAAAACATCCACCTGTGGATGGCCGATACCCAGGGCGCGCAATCCCATAAAGACTGGTTGGCAACCCTCAAACGTATTGAAGACCTGAAGCCGCAGACGGTGATTCCGGGCCATTACCTGGGCACGCCCTCCTTGGCTTCGGTGAAATTCACTGCTGACTACATCAAGGCCTTCGACATCGAGACCGCCAAGGCCAAGGATGCTGCCGCCTTGATCGCGGCCATGAAACAGCGTTACCCCACCCTCGCCGACGAAAGCTCGCTGGAACTGAGCGCCAAAGTCGCCAAGGGCGAAATGAAGTGGTGA
- a CDS encoding NAD(P)-dependent oxidoreductase, whose product MSKIAIIGATGRAGSQLLEEALRRGHSVTAIARNTDKLGVRPGVTVKQVDALDADALQHAISGSDVVISAAHFATLPASAVIGPVKKAGVKRLLVVGGAGSLLLPDGSRVIDSPGFPAEYKAEASAGAEFLETLRQEKELDWTFLSPSALFDGTERTGKFRLGQDDLLVSSDGNSSISFADYAIAMIDEVETPRHSRQRFTVGY is encoded by the coding sequence ATGAGCAAGATCGCAATCATTGGGGCCACCGGCCGTGCCGGCAGCCAACTGCTGGAAGAAGCGCTGCGCCGTGGGCATAGCGTCACCGCCATCGCCCGCAACACCGACAAGCTGGGTGTACGCCCAGGCGTCACGGTCAAGCAGGTCGATGCCCTGGACGCCGACGCCCTGCAACACGCCATCAGCGGCAGCGACGTGGTGATCAGCGCCGCACACTTTGCCACCTTGCCCGCCAGCGCCGTGATCGGCCCGGTGAAAAAGGCCGGGGTCAAGCGCTTGCTGGTGGTGGGCGGTGCGGGTTCGCTGCTGCTACCGGACGGCAGCCGGGTGATCGACAGCCCGGGCTTCCCGGCAGAGTACAAGGCCGAAGCCAGTGCCGGGGCTGAATTCCTGGAAACGTTGCGTCAGGAAAAAGAGTTGGATTGGACGTTCCTGTCGCCTTCTGCTCTGTTCGATGGAACCGAGCGCACCGGTAAGTTCCGTCTGGGCCAGGATGATCTGCTGGTGAGCAGTGACGGTAACAGCTCGATCAGCTTTGCCGACTACGCCATCGCCATGATTGATGAGGTTGAAACACCTAGACACTCGCGTCAGCGCTTCACCGTTGGCTACTGA
- a CDS encoding LysR substrate-binding domain-containing protein, with protein MKRLPPLPALHTFWVTAQCCNFTRAAEQLHITQGAVSRQIAGLERQLGYALFLRQARGLSLTEEGGEWALRAQQVFGLINEAVEQIGGRREVLQLKAPTCVIRWLLPRVLQWQKERPDVPVELTTTVAFTVDFRRERFDAAVIYAPIAEQAAEARHLFDEQLTPVCAPALLAGLHTPADLQQQVLLHPTRDERDWALWLKAAGTHLSHLNQGPHFETLDLAMTVASQGNGVAIGDRALIGEDLKAGRLAMPFELRVPTGMGYYLVYPPGKVPSAGLLALMDWLVSQAQQSQH; from the coding sequence ATGAAACGTCTTCCGCCCTTGCCCGCGTTGCATACTTTCTGGGTCACGGCCCAGTGCTGCAACTTCACTCGTGCCGCCGAGCAGCTGCACATTACCCAGGGGGCGGTGAGCCGGCAGATCGCCGGGTTGGAACGCCAGTTGGGCTATGCCTTGTTCCTGCGCCAGGCGCGGGGCTTGAGCTTGACCGAGGAAGGCGGCGAGTGGGCGTTACGGGCGCAGCAGGTGTTCGGCTTGATCAACGAGGCGGTGGAGCAGATCGGCGGGCGCCGCGAGGTCCTGCAACTCAAGGCGCCCACCTGCGTCATACGCTGGCTGCTGCCGCGCGTGTTGCAATGGCAGAAGGAGCGCCCGGATGTGCCGGTGGAACTCACCACCACCGTGGCCTTTACCGTGGACTTTCGCCGCGAACGATTCGACGCGGCGGTGATCTACGCACCCATCGCCGAGCAGGCCGCCGAGGCACGGCATTTGTTCGACGAACAACTGACCCCGGTGTGCGCGCCGGCGTTGCTGGCAGGCTTGCACACGCCGGCTGATCTGCAGCAACAAGTGCTGTTGCATCCCACGCGGGACGAGCGGGATTGGGCGTTGTGGTTGAAGGCGGCGGGTACGCACTTGAGTCACCTGAACCAGGGGCCTCATTTCGAAACCCTGGACTTGGCGATGACGGTGGCGTCACAGGGAAATGGCGTGGCGATCGGTGATCGTGCGTTGATTGGCGAGGACTTGAAGGCCGGACGCCTGGCGATGCCGTTTGAGTTGCGGGTGCCGACGGGGATGGGCTATTACTTGGTGTATCCGCCGGGGAAAGTGCCTTCTGCCGGGTTGTTGGCCCTGATGGACTGGCTAGTGAGCCAGGCACAGCAGTCACAGCACTGA
- a CDS encoding 5-guanidino-2-oxopentanoate decarboxylase — MATCGEVLVNLLENYGVDQVFGIPGVHTVELYRGLARSNIRHVTPRHEQGAGFMADGYARTSGKPGVCFIITGPGMTNITTAMGQAYADSIPMLVISSVQARSQLGGGRGKLHELPSQSALVAGVAAFSHTLMSAAELPGVLARAFALFQAGRPRPVHIEIPLDVLVENADALMGSAPVNVARAGAAPAAVRQMSRLLAAAKRPLILAGGGAIDAAPELTRLAETLGAPLALTINAKGLLPAAHPLLLGSTQSLAATRALVAEADVVLAIGTELAETDYDVTFAGGFEIPGALLRVDIDPDQTVRNYPPQVALVADATIAAEALLTELNRQPLPPRHAEWGAARVARLWAELAPTWDAATRAQTLLLHTILEALPGAVLVGDSTQPVYSGNLTLNLDHPRRWFNSSTGYGTLGYALPAAIGAWLGRGDGQPVVCLIGDGGLQFTLPELASAVEARIPMIVLLWNNQGYEEIKKYMVNRAIEPVGVDIYTPDFIGIARAMGCAAESIDGVEPLRAALHAAAARPGPTLIEIDQGRWALTKPVIRSI, encoded by the coding sequence ATGGCGACCTGCGGCGAAGTATTGGTCAACCTCCTGGAAAACTACGGCGTGGACCAGGTGTTCGGCATTCCCGGCGTGCACACCGTGGAGCTGTACCGTGGCCTGGCGCGTTCCAACATCCGTCACGTCACCCCGCGCCATGAACAGGGCGCCGGTTTCATGGCCGACGGTTATGCGCGCACCAGTGGCAAGCCCGGCGTGTGCTTCATCATCACGGGCCCCGGCATGACCAACATCACCACGGCCATGGGTCAGGCCTATGCCGACTCGATCCCGATGCTGGTGATTTCCAGTGTGCAGGCGCGCAGCCAATTGGGGGGCGGGCGCGGCAAGTTACATGAGCTGCCCAGCCAGAGCGCGCTGGTGGCAGGCGTGGCGGCGTTCTCCCATACCCTGATGTCGGCGGCAGAATTGCCCGGTGTGCTGGCGCGGGCGTTTGCGCTGTTCCAGGCCGGTCGGCCGCGCCCGGTGCATATCGAGATCCCGCTGGATGTGTTGGTGGAGAACGCCGACGCCCTGATGGGCAGTGCACCGGTCAACGTGGCCCGCGCCGGGGCAGCACCGGCGGCGGTCAGGCAGATGAGCCGCTTGCTCGCCGCCGCCAAGCGCCCGCTGATCCTGGCCGGTGGCGGTGCTATCGATGCAGCGCCAGAACTGACCCGCCTGGCCGAAACCCTCGGCGCCCCCTTGGCCCTGACTATCAATGCCAAAGGCCTGCTGCCTGCCGCACATCCTTTGTTGCTCGGCTCGACCCAAAGCCTGGCAGCCACCCGCGCCTTGGTCGCCGAGGCCGATGTGGTGTTGGCCATCGGCACGGAACTGGCGGAGACCGACTATGACGTGACCTTCGCCGGCGGTTTCGAAATTCCCGGCGCGCTGCTGCGGGTCGATATCGACCCGGACCAGACCGTACGCAACTACCCGCCCCAGGTGGCGCTGGTGGCCGACGCGACAATCGCCGCCGAGGCCTTGCTCACCGAGCTGAACCGCCAGCCACTGCCACCGCGCCACGCCGAGTGGGGCGCAGCACGCGTCGCCCGTTTGTGGGCCGAACTGGCGCCCACCTGGGATGCCGCCACCCGCGCACAAACGCTGTTACTCCACACCATCCTGGAAGCACTGCCCGGCGCCGTACTGGTGGGCGACTCTACCCAACCGGTGTACAGCGGCAACCTGACCCTGAACCTCGACCACCCACGCCGTTGGTTCAACTCATCCACCGGCTACGGCACCCTGGGATATGCCCTGCCCGCCGCTATCGGTGCCTGGCTGGGGCGCGGCGACGGGCAACCGGTGGTGTGCCTGATCGGCGATGGCGGCCTGCAATTCACCCTGCCGGAACTGGCCAGCGCCGTGGAAGCCCGCATACCGATGATCGTGCTGTTGTGGAATAACCAAGGTTATGAAGAGATCAAGAAGTACATGGTCAACCGCGCCATCGAGCCGGTGGGCGTGGACATCTACACCCCGGATTTCATCGGCATCGCCAGGGCAATGGGTTGCGCGGCAGAAAGCATCGATGGCGTCGAACCGCTGCGTGCGGCATTGCATGCAGCTGCTGCTCGCCCAGGGCCGACGCTGATTGAAATCGACCAGGGGCGGTGGGCGTTGACCAAGCCTGTAATCCGCTCTATCTAA
- a CDS encoding cyanate transporter, with amino-acid sequence MENVQAKPTTAVWLMISVVLVALNLRPSMAAVGPLLSSIRLDVPLSFSSAALLTMLPVMAMGLAMFFGMGLAKRLGEHRSIVLSLLVIGLATLSRLFLDSALELIVSAIAAGVGIALIQALMPALIKSRFSANVSLFMGMYVTAIMGGAALAASFSPFVQMQTGSWRIGLAIWAALALLALVFWYAQRAVLPSLPQAGSSAQASFFGNRRAWLLAIFFGLGTASYTCVLAWLAPYYVEQGWSEQNAGLLLGFLTAMEVISGLVTPAIANRRQDKRAVVAVLLVLIILGFCGLILSPGHWSLLWPCLLGLGIGGLFPMSLILSLDHLDNPRRAGSLTAFVQGIGYLIAGLSPLIAGMIRDQLGSFEWAWWSLTAVIVVMLLIVIRFDPKHYAQHIR; translated from the coding sequence ATGGAAAACGTTCAGGCAAAACCCACCACCGCCGTCTGGCTGATGATCAGCGTGGTGCTGGTCGCCCTTAACCTGCGCCCGTCGATGGCAGCCGTGGGGCCGTTATTGTCGTCGATCCGCTTGGATGTGCCGTTGAGTTTCAGCAGCGCAGCCTTACTGACCATGTTGCCGGTCATGGCCATGGGCCTGGCAATGTTCTTTGGCATGGGCCTGGCCAAGCGCCTGGGCGAACATCGCAGCATTGTGCTGTCGTTGCTGGTGATTGGGCTGGCAACCTTGTCGCGGTTGTTCCTGGATTCGGCATTGGAGCTGATCGTCAGCGCCATCGCAGCGGGTGTCGGCATTGCGCTGATCCAGGCGCTGATGCCGGCGCTGATCAAGTCGCGGTTCAGCGCGAATGTCTCGTTATTCATGGGCATGTATGTCACCGCGATCATGGGTGGCGCCGCGCTGGCCGCCTCGTTCTCACCGTTTGTACAAATGCAGACCGGCAGTTGGCGCATTGGCCTGGCAATCTGGGCAGCACTGGCGTTGCTGGCTCTGGTGTTCTGGTATGCCCAGCGCGCAGTCTTGCCGTCTTTACCCCAAGCCGGTTCAAGCGCGCAGGCCTCCTTTTTCGGCAACCGCCGCGCCTGGCTGCTGGCGATCTTTTTCGGCCTCGGCACGGCGTCCTACACCTGTGTGTTGGCGTGGCTGGCGCCGTATTACGTCGAGCAGGGCTGGAGTGAACAGAATGCCGGCTTGCTGCTGGGCTTCTTGACCGCCATGGAAGTGATCTCGGGCCTGGTCACGCCGGCCATCGCCAACCGCCGCCAGGATAAACGCGCGGTAGTCGCGGTGCTGCTGGTGCTGATCATCCTGGGGTTCTGCGGCCTTATCCTGAGCCCCGGACACTGGAGCCTGCTGTGGCCATGCCTGCTCGGACTGGGAATTGGCGGCCTGTTTCCAATGAGCCTGATCCTGTCTCTTGACCACCTCGACAACCCGCGACGCGCCGGTAGCCTTACCGCGTTTGTGCAGGGCATCGGCTACCTGATCGCCGGCCTGTCGCCACTGATCGCCGGCATGATTCGCGACCAACTGGGCAGTTTTGAATGGGCCTGGTGGTCATTGACGGCGGTGATCGTAGTGATGCTGCTGATCGTTATCCGCTTCGATCCGAAGCATTACGCGCAACATATCCGCTGA
- a CDS encoding LysR family transcriptional regulator gives MLNSNLLRKLDMQDLMVFIAVYDQSSVTDVSETLFVSQSTVSYSLKKLRTSFEDELFINTRAGMRPTYKATTMYGHVQKILESINLCHAGGQAFDPTQQAVTFNVCAPEYFEQLILPRLLKHFDRADLPVIVNVQKLETDIPADDLREGRLDLVICFGPHFHRAHKDFKTQMLLEDDLVCVFDQRSAPREQAFSLQSFVERRHVFPTPWTSDTNMIDGWLARQAHKRQVIARANSYSAALKMITGTDFIVTLPRRVQQLLAAAPGFGVCEAPNGLPGFTLDMQWNETNGQDSANTWFREQVVRACEEQSLL, from the coding sequence ATGCTAAACAGTAACTTGCTCAGAAAACTCGACATGCAGGACCTGATGGTGTTCATCGCCGTCTACGACCAGAGCAGCGTTACCGATGTATCCGAGACGCTGTTCGTCAGCCAGTCCACCGTGAGCTATAGCCTGAAGAAGCTGCGTACCAGCTTTGAGGATGAGCTGTTTATCAACACGCGGGCGGGCATGCGCCCTACGTACAAGGCCACCACCATGTACGGGCATGTGCAGAAGATCCTGGAGAGCATCAACCTGTGTCACGCCGGTGGCCAGGCTTTCGACCCGACCCAACAGGCGGTGACCTTCAATGTGTGCGCCCCGGAATATTTCGAACAACTGATCCTGCCGCGCCTGCTCAAGCACTTCGACCGCGCCGACCTGCCGGTGATCGTCAATGTGCAGAAGCTGGAAACCGATATTCCCGCCGACGACCTGCGCGAAGGCCGCCTGGACCTGGTGATCTGCTTCGGCCCGCACTTTCACCGCGCCCATAAAGACTTCAAGACCCAGATGCTGCTGGAGGACGACCTGGTCTGCGTATTTGACCAACGCTCGGCGCCCAGGGAGCAGGCATTCAGCTTGCAGTCCTTCGTTGAGCGGCGGCATGTATTCCCCACGCCTTGGACCTCCGACACCAACATGATCGACGGCTGGCTCGCGCGCCAGGCCCACAAGCGCCAGGTGATCGCACGGGCCAACAGCTACAGCGCCGCGTTGAAGATGATTACCGGCACGGATTTCATCGTCACCCTGCCCCGCCGCGTACAGCAACTGTTGGCAGCGGCTCCGGGGTTCGGTGTTTGCGAAGCCCCCAACGGTCTGCCGGGGTTCACCCTGGATATGCAGTGGAACGAAACCAATGGGCAGGACAGCGCCAACACCTGGTTTCGTGAGCAAGTGGTGAGGGCGTGTGAGGAACAGAGCCTTTTGTAG
- a CDS encoding LysR substrate-binding domain-containing protein produces MNRNELRKADINLMVVFEALMLERNVTRVAEKLFLGQPTISSALNRLRTLFNDPLFIRVGHRMEPTARAEEIIQHLSPALDSLSSALSLTHDFDPSISTMTFRIGLSDDVEFGLLPPLLRALRQEAPQVVFVVQHVDYWRIPDLLASGDITVGITQTRGLPANAKRKLLRHIRPCLLRADASDTPLTLDEYCARPHVLVSHTANVAGFADEWLAEVGRKRHVVLSVPQYSSLPALLAGTDMIASLPDYTAQAMAASGNLFCEPFPFQTPTLDLSMVWLSHVDTDPAERWMRSRLEAFMSDRGPAGEM; encoded by the coding sequence ATGAATCGCAATGAATTACGCAAGGCCGATATCAACCTGATGGTGGTCTTCGAAGCACTGATGCTCGAGCGCAATGTGACGCGGGTGGCCGAGAAGCTGTTTCTTGGCCAGCCGACTATCAGCTCGGCCCTCAACCGCCTGCGTACCTTGTTCAATGACCCACTGTTTATTCGCGTCGGCCATCGCATGGAGCCCACGGCCCGCGCCGAGGAAATTATCCAGCACCTGTCGCCGGCCCTCGATTCGCTGTCATCGGCCCTGAGCCTGACCCACGATTTTGACCCCTCCATCAGCACCATGACCTTTCGCATCGGCCTGTCCGATGACGTTGAGTTCGGCCTGCTGCCGCCGTTGCTGCGGGCCTTGCGCCAGGAAGCGCCCCAGGTGGTGTTCGTGGTGCAGCATGTGGATTACTGGCGTATTCCCGACCTGCTGGCTTCCGGCGATATCACCGTCGGCATCACCCAGACCCGCGGCCTGCCGGCGAATGCCAAGCGTAAGCTGTTGCGGCATATCCGCCCGTGCCTGCTGCGCGCCGATGCCTCGGACACGCCGCTGACCCTCGACGAATATTGCGCACGGCCCCATGTGCTGGTGTCCCACACTGCCAACGTGGCCGGGTTTGCCGATGAGTGGCTGGCGGAGGTGGGCCGCAAGCGCCATGTGGTGCTCTCGGTGCCGCAATACAGCTCGCTGCCGGCGTTGCTTGCCGGCACCGACATGATCGCCAGCCTGCCGGACTACACTGCCCAGGCCATGGCCGCCAGCGGGAACCTGTTCTGCGAGCCGTTTCCGTTCCAAACCCCGACCCTGGACTTGTCGATGGTCTGGCTCAGCCATGTCGACACTGACCCGGCGGAGCGCTGGATGCGCTCGCGGCTGGAGGCATTCATGAGCGACCGAGGGCCTGCTGGCGAAATGTAG